From the genome of Pukyongia salina, one region includes:
- a CDS encoding carboxypeptidase-like regulatory domain-containing protein, with the protein MKKSITINIPEPCHEGWQNMTPTQKGRFCTSCEKEVIDFSNKRDEELVKELAGKTNICGRFKSSQLNREVKMERKSYNSLLPYAASLLVPLSLMGSNPTETDGSEKNFVSLGIGRYSNANNNRIQVITSGKITDAHGKPLFNVEISVKESGRSVVSGIRGDYQIKSLDRETLIFKKDGFVAQEVKLTHTSTTINIKLHPSVDDMDIIVLGGLAAPISELPPPPPAPAVDIVVEETLGDVAYEIDEVLEGEIIAENIKDENIIPISTCDLGDIEIIEIEEITKEVVSGKISQEGIADKGAEEDDEATKTLIRGVVIDEQGLPLPGANVLVKGTATGTHADFDGNFEINANKGQVLEFSYVGFKTKEYNVKDVPENVTMVMDEVMLEGLVVTGIVGFVTRNDGDPVGNKYVIEPQTITTTQYTIETEQERKTWRQGIREAHANEIEYKRLQQARKKAARKLKRSKRKRK; encoded by the coding sequence ATGAAAAAATCCATCACCATCAACATTCCGGAGCCATGCCACGAAGGATGGCAGAACATGACCCCCACACAAAAAGGCCGGTTTTGCACTAGCTGCGAAAAAGAAGTTATCGATTTCAGTAATAAAAGGGACGAAGAATTGGTAAAAGAATTGGCAGGCAAAACAAATATCTGCGGCCGATTTAAAAGTTCTCAGCTAAACAGGGAGGTTAAGATGGAACGAAAAAGCTATAACAGCCTTTTGCCCTATGCAGCTTCCCTGTTGGTGCCGCTTAGCTTGATGGGATCCAATCCTACCGAAACTGATGGATCTGAAAAGAATTTTGTATCCCTTGGTATTGGACGCTATAGCAATGCGAACAACAACCGTATTCAGGTGATAACATCCGGAAAGATCACAGACGCCCATGGGAAACCACTTTTTAATGTGGAAATTAGTGTAAAAGAAAGTGGCAGAAGTGTGGTAAGTGGGATACGCGGAGATTACCAAATTAAATCCCTGGATCGCGAAACGCTGATCTTCAAGAAAGACGGATTTGTAGCACAGGAAGTAAAACTCACCCATACCTCTACAACCATTAATATAAAGTTACATCCTTCCGTAGACGACATGGATATTATAGTCCTGGGAGGACTAGCGGCACCTATTAGTGAACTTCCCCCTCCTCCACCCGCGCCAGCCGTAGACATCGTTGTTGAGGAAACCCTGGGGGATGTTGCATACGAGATCGATGAGGTTTTAGAAGGGGAGATCATCGCGGAGAATATAAAAGATGAGAACATAATACCAATTTCCACTTGCGACCTGGGGGATATAGAGATCATAGAGATTGAAGAAATAACCAAGGAGGTAGTATCCGGGAAAATTAGCCAGGAAGGAATTGCCGACAAAGGTGCCGAAGAGGACGATGAGGCTACTAAAACATTAATACGTGGAGTAGTGATCGACGAACAAGGCCTGCCTCTGCCGGGAGCTAATGTCTTAGTGAAAGGTACTGCAACAGGTACCCACGCAGATTTCGACGGGAATTTCGAGATAAATGCAAATAAAGGCCAGGTACTCGAATTTAGCTATGTTGGATTTAAAACTAAGGAATATAATGTGAAAGATGTACCTGAAAACGTCACTATGGTCATGGATGAGGTAATGCTGGAAGGATTAGTCGTTACAGGTATTGTTGGATTTGTAACTCGCAACGATGGAGATCCGGTAGGCAATAAATATGTGATAGAACCTCAAACAATCACCACCACGCAATACACGATCGAAACAGAGCAGGAAAGGAAAACCTGGAGACAGGGCATCCGTGAGGCACACGCCAACGAAATAGAATATAAACGTCTGCAACAGGCGCGTAAAAAAGCCGCGCGTAAACTTAAGCGTTCAAAGCGAAAAAGGAAATAA
- a CDS encoding glutaminyl-peptide cyclotransferase, translating into MPVLKLFVIILLVILPAACGDKEPSAKDLFSLEHDSAKKGHKVSEPLDISVKSRKGKVIDSVVYSIDGKRMAASEENKEITIDVSSLNLGKRVIGAKIYSEGVSYDLADTVVLLANETPKLYTYKVLETYPHDINAYTQGLEFENDTLYESTGKYKRSSLRKTIFTTGEVLKNVPLGDGFFGEGLTILNNKIYQLTWQENTGFIYKLETMENTGSFVYGESKEGWGLCNDGTKIYKSDGTERIWTLNPNTLAEEGYIEIYTNSAKIPKVNELEWVDGKIYANIYQKDAIAIVSPDNGAVEGVINLKGLKDKVTQHEELDVLNGIAYKGEPNILYVTGKNWDKLFKIEIVE; encoded by the coding sequence ATGCCTGTACTTAAGTTATTCGTTATTATACTTTTAGTGATCCTTCCAGCTGCCTGTGGGGATAAGGAGCCATCTGCTAAGGATCTTTTTTCTCTGGAACACGATAGTGCGAAGAAAGGACACAAAGTTTCAGAACCCCTTGATATTTCGGTAAAATCGCGTAAAGGAAAGGTGATAGATTCTGTGGTGTATTCTATCGACGGGAAACGGATGGCCGCTTCCGAAGAAAACAAAGAAATAACCATAGATGTATCCTCTCTAAATCTTGGAAAAAGAGTGATAGGAGCTAAGATCTATTCGGAAGGCGTTTCTTACGACCTTGCAGACACAGTTGTATTGCTGGCAAATGAAACACCAAAGCTTTATACTTATAAGGTATTAGAAACGTATCCGCACGATATCAACGCTTATACGCAAGGGTTGGAATTTGAAAATGACACCCTTTACGAAAGTACTGGTAAATACAAACGATCGAGTTTAAGAAAGACAATTTTCACTACTGGTGAAGTATTAAAAAATGTTCCCCTGGGAGATGGCTTCTTTGGTGAGGGTCTCACTATTCTCAATAATAAGATCTATCAGTTAACCTGGCAGGAAAACACTGGCTTTATATATAAACTGGAGACCATGGAAAACACAGGATCCTTTGTATATGGTGAGAGTAAGGAAGGCTGGGGACTCTGCAATGACGGCACGAAAATCTATAAAAGCGATGGTACCGAACGTATCTGGACGCTTAATCCCAATACGCTGGCCGAGGAGGGATATATAGAGATCTACACCAACTCTGCCAAGATCCCGAAAGTTAACGAGCTGGAGTGGGTAGATGGAAAGATCTATGCGAATATCTATCAGAAAGATGCGATCGCTATCGTTAGCCCCGACAACGGTGCTGTGGAAGGAGTGATCAACCTGAAAGGTCTCAAGGATAAGGTAACACAACACGAAGAACTTGATGTACTCAACGGGATAGCATACAAGGGCGAACCAAATATTCTATACGTCACAGGGAAGAATTGGGATAAATTGTTCAAGATCGAGATTGTAGAATAA
- a CDS encoding ABC-F family ATP-binding cassette domain-containing protein translates to MLSVNNLSVQFGKRILFDEVNTQFVQGNCYGIIGANGAGKSTFLKIIAGKQEPTSGSVHLEPGKRMSVLEQNHNAYDEYPVLETVVRGNQELFAIKSEIDKLYEDYSDENAEKIGELQVAFEEMNGWNADSDAAALLSNLGINESLHYNLMGDLDGKQKVRVLLAQALFGNPDLLIMDEPTNDLDYETITWLENFLANYDNCVIVVSHDRHFLDAVCTHISDIDFGKITHYSGNYTFWYESSQLAARQRAQQNKKAEDKKKELEEFIRRFSANVAKSKQATSRKKMIEKLNVDAIKPSSRRYPAIIFEREREAGDQILNIEGLTASLDGEILFRNVDLNLAKGDKVVVFSRDSRATTAFYEILNDNQKADSGSFQWGVTTTQSYLPLDNEHFFQNDMSLVDWLRQWAKTEEEREEVYIRGFLGKMLFSGEEALKKSNVLSGGEKVRCMLSRMMMIRANVLMLDEPTNHLDLESITAFNNSLKNFKGTVLLTTHDHEFAQTVANRVVEITPNGVIDRYTTFDEYMNDKKVKELREKMYSVVV, encoded by the coding sequence ATGCTTTCAGTGAATAATTTATCGGTTCAATTTGGGAAAAGGATCCTTTTTGATGAAGTGAATACGCAGTTTGTACAAGGAAACTGCTACGGAATAATTGGTGCTAATGGTGCAGGGAAATCTACTTTTCTGAAGATCATAGCAGGAAAACAAGAACCTACTTCCGGAAGTGTACACCTGGAGCCGGGGAAAAGAATGTCTGTACTGGAACAGAACCACAACGCCTATGATGAATACCCGGTGCTGGAAACTGTGGTACGAGGTAACCAGGAGTTGTTTGCCATAAAATCGGAGATCGATAAACTTTACGAGGACTATTCAGACGAGAACGCCGAGAAGATAGGGGAGTTACAGGTGGCATTTGAGGAAATGAACGGCTGGAATGCCGATAGCGACGCCGCGGCCTTGCTTTCTAATCTGGGCATCAACGAATCCTTGCATTATAACCTGATGGGTGATCTGGACGGAAAGCAAAAGGTGCGGGTACTCCTGGCGCAGGCTCTATTCGGTAATCCGGACCTGTTGATCATGGATGAGCCTACCAACGATCTGGATTATGAAACTATCACCTGGCTGGAGAATTTTCTGGCCAATTACGACAATTGTGTGATCGTGGTATCTCACGACCGTCACTTTTTGGATGCGGTTTGTACGCATATTAGTGATATTGACTTCGGAAAAATAACCCACTACAGCGGAAACTACACGTTTTGGTACGAAAGTAGCCAGTTAGCAGCCCGTCAGCGTGCTCAACAGAACAAAAAAGCCGAAGACAAGAAGAAGGAACTAGAAGAATTCATCCGTCGTTTCTCGGCCAACGTAGCTAAATCGAAACAAGCTACCAGCCGTAAGAAGATGATCGAAAAACTAAACGTGGATGCTATTAAACCTTCAAGCAGACGTTATCCGGCTATTATTTTTGAAAGAGAAAGAGAAGCCGGAGACCAGATTTTGAATATCGAAGGACTTACGGCCAGCCTGGACGGAGAAATACTATTCAGGAATGTAGATTTAAACCTGGCCAAAGGAGACAAGGTTGTAGTGTTTTCGCGCGATTCGCGTGCAACTACTGCCTTTTATGAGATCTTGAACGACAACCAGAAGGCAGATTCCGGTAGTTTCCAATGGGGGGTTACTACTACCCAGAGTTATTTACCCCTGGATAACGAACATTTCTTTCAAAACGATATGTCGTTGGTGGATTGGCTACGGCAGTGGGCAAAAACCGAAGAAGAGCGGGAAGAAGTGTATATACGCGGATTTCTGGGTAAGATGCTTTTCAGTGGGGAAGAAGCCCTTAAAAAGTCGAATGTACTATCGGGAGGAGAAAAAGTTCGGTGTATGTTGAGTAGGATGATGATGATTCGAGCGAATGTGTTGATGCTCGACGAGCCTACTAACCACCTGGACCTTGAATCCATCACCGCTTTCAACAATTCCTTGAAGAACTTTAAGGGAACCGTGCTATTAACAACTCACGATCACGAATTTGCCCAAACTGTAGCGAACCGGGTAGTGGAGATCACGCCAAATGGGGTAATAGATCGTTACACTACCTTCGACGAATACATGAACGACAAGAAGGTTAAAGAACTACGTGAAAAGATGTATTCGGTAGTGGTATAG
- the pheT gene encoding phenylalanine--tRNA ligase subunit beta, with translation MKISYNWLKQFINIDWEAERTGELLTDLGLEIEGITSFTSVPGGLEGVVVGHVVACKKHPNADKLKLTEVDLGDGEPVQIVCGAPNVAKGQKVPVATVGTTLYSPDGEPWKIKKGKIRGETSMGMICAEDELGLGQSHDGIMVLNSKLKPGTPASKVFEIEKDDVFEIGLTPNRADAMSHWGVARDLRAGLLQQDILLELITPSNSSFHVDNRTLRIDVEVEDNTLAPRYCGVTISGIKVGPSPAWVQNRLKAIGLTPINNVVDITNYVLHELGQPLHAFDAVKIANNKIQVKTLDKGTKFITLDGVERELHEEDLMICDGEKPMCIAGVFGGMNSGVTESTTSIFLESAYFNPVSVRKTAKRHALNTDASFRFERGVDPNACEYALIRAAILITEVAGGEISSDVVDIYPKKIEDHQVVLNFENTTRLIGEEIPKETIKEILTSLEIKVNNVTETGIGMTIPAYRNDVTREADVIEEILRVYGYNRIGFSEKLNASISETKKVEDHLIQDKVAAQLTALGFHEMLANSLSSPAYLSLSIVEKENESVRILNPLSQDLSVLRQSMLYGAMEALSYNVNRKMKDIKLFEFGTTYHNYPDGRAEKKHLSLTVSGERNEDSWVVSSQKSDFFYFKGVITAILERLGLCDYSVKDVKSDIFSEGLLYTNGNGAIVEFGLINKNIRDHFDIEAETLYADFNWDLILKSIKVDNFKLKPIPKYPLVKRDFALLLDNDVSFGKLKEAAMQTEKQLLKDVSLFDVYTGKSLPKGKKSYALSFTLLDERKTLTDKQIDKIMQKLQQKFEKDFGATLR, from the coding sequence ATGAAGATCTCTTACAATTGGCTTAAGCAATTCATCAATATAGACTGGGAAGCCGAACGCACAGGTGAGTTGCTAACAGACCTGGGGCTGGAAATTGAGGGAATCACCTCATTCACTTCTGTGCCTGGCGGACTGGAGGGAGTAGTTGTTGGTCATGTGGTAGCCTGTAAAAAGCATCCTAATGCCGATAAACTAAAACTCACAGAAGTAGATCTTGGAGATGGAGAGCCTGTACAGATCGTATGCGGTGCACCTAATGTAGCCAAGGGACAAAAGGTGCCGGTAGCAACGGTTGGCACAACCTTATATAGCCCCGATGGAGAACCATGGAAAATTAAGAAAGGTAAGATCCGCGGTGAGACCAGTATGGGAATGATCTGCGCCGAAGATGAACTAGGCCTTGGACAAAGTCACGATGGGATCATGGTGCTTAATTCCAAATTAAAACCCGGTACTCCTGCTTCTAAAGTTTTCGAAATTGAAAAGGATGATGTATTCGAGATCGGACTTACTCCCAACCGCGCCGATGCCATGAGCCACTGGGGTGTTGCTCGGGATCTTAGAGCCGGACTTTTACAGCAGGATATCCTCCTGGAACTTATTACACCTTCCAACAGTAGTTTTCATGTAGACAACAGAACACTTCGCATCGATGTGGAGGTTGAAGATAATACCCTCGCACCACGGTATTGCGGTGTAACCATTAGCGGTATCAAGGTTGGTCCTTCCCCTGCATGGGTGCAAAATAGATTAAAGGCTATAGGGCTCACACCCATCAATAACGTGGTAGATATCACCAATTATGTATTACACGAACTGGGACAACCCTTACATGCTTTCGACGCTGTAAAGATCGCCAATAATAAGATCCAGGTTAAAACTCTCGATAAAGGCACAAAATTTATAACCCTGGATGGAGTGGAGAGGGAATTACACGAAGAGGACCTCATGATATGTGACGGCGAAAAACCCATGTGTATAGCCGGAGTTTTTGGTGGAATGAACAGCGGTGTTACCGAAAGTACCACAAGTATATTTCTTGAAAGTGCTTATTTCAATCCTGTAAGCGTTAGAAAGACTGCTAAACGCCACGCACTCAACACCGATGCTTCTTTCCGATTTGAACGCGGTGTGGATCCCAACGCCTGCGAATACGCCTTGATAAGAGCCGCCATCCTTATCACCGAAGTGGCCGGCGGAGAAATTAGCAGCGATGTGGTAGATATCTATCCGAAAAAGATCGAAGACCATCAGGTGGTTCTAAATTTCGAAAATACTACCCGTCTCATTGGGGAAGAGATCCCAAAGGAAACGATCAAAGAGATCTTAACCTCCCTGGAGATAAAAGTGAATAACGTAACCGAAACGGGCATAGGAATGACTATTCCTGCATATAGGAACGATGTTACCCGAGAAGCAGATGTGATCGAAGAGATACTAAGGGTATACGGCTATAACAGGATAGGGTTCTCGGAAAAACTTAACGCTTCTATTTCAGAAACAAAAAAAGTGGAAGACCACCTCATCCAGGATAAGGTGGCAGCACAACTTACAGCACTCGGATTTCATGAAATGCTGGCAAATTCCCTTTCCTCCCCTGCTTATCTTAGCTTGAGTATAGTGGAGAAGGAAAATGAGAGTGTTCGTATCCTTAATCCATTGAGCCAGGATCTTTCCGTTCTTCGGCAATCCATGCTATACGGGGCAATGGAAGCACTTTCCTATAATGTGAATCGGAAGATGAAAGATATAAAGCTGTTCGAATTTGGCACTACTTACCATAACTATCCGGATGGCAGGGCTGAGAAAAAGCATTTGTCTTTAACGGTTTCTGGGGAGCGCAACGAAGACAGTTGGGTCGTGTCTTCCCAAAAAAGTGATTTCTTTTATTTTAAAGGTGTGATCACGGCTATTCTGGAACGTCTGGGTCTTTGCGATTATTCGGTAAAAGATGTGAAAAGTGATATATTTTCTGAAGGGCTTTTATATACTAATGGAAACGGAGCTATTGTAGAATTCGGACTTATCAATAAAAACATTCGCGATCACTTCGACATTGAGGCAGAAACACTTTATGCCGATTTTAACTGGGATCTTATTCTGAAATCGATCAAGGTTGATAACTTTAAGTTGAAACCTATTCCGAAATATCCTTTGGTGAAAAGAGATTTCGCCTTGTTGCTCGATAATGATGTAAGCTTCGGAAAACTTAAAGAAGCCGCTATGCAAACCGAAAAACAACTCCTCAAGGATGTGTCGCTTTTCGATGTGTATACCGGGAAAAGCCTGCCGAAAGGCAAGAAGTCCTACGCATTGAGCTTTACTCTCCTGGATGAGCGCAAGACTCTTACCGATAAACAGATCGATAAGATCATGCAAAAGCTTCAGCAAAAATTTGAAAAGGACTTCGGGGCAACGCTTAGATAG
- a CDS encoding TlpA family protein disulfide reductase: MIRTLLLLIVCLPFLSCENGSKSESDMTWIGGQIVNPKSDYVVLLKDNEVMDTIKLDSQNFFHYQSECIKPGLYSFRHHEYQIFYLEPGDSLMLRVNTVDFDESLTYSGTGAARNNLLMDLFLMNESENTLMPSLYRLKPVEFEAKIDSLRALRMELFNDYAENQGLCSDFKKVALANIDYDYYSKKELYTSANVTNQNLKPEDFPEDFYDYRKEIDFGNKELRAYYPYYRFLNRYFDNLAHSKNDNSGNYLNRNSFNHSYEKIKIIDSLVECEILKNSLLYTCARRYLINAKDIENEKQMVAIFNKTNTNPEHHEHIEKLAATTMQLTPGNILPNVMLVNYDNVMKDVHSIVNKPTVLYFWSAESVKHFRNLHSRAAELKSKYPEYDFKGINTDTHFKKWKEVVYKSGYNTNHEYQLDNVKDAEQKLLINSMNKAIIVDKNGIILDGHSNLFSPTIEENLLGYLNL; the protein is encoded by the coding sequence TTGATTAGAACACTACTTCTACTCATTGTTTGCCTCCCCTTTCTTTCCTGTGAGAACGGCTCTAAGAGCGAATCTGATATGACCTGGATAGGGGGACAGATCGTTAATCCCAAAAGTGATTACGTGGTGCTGCTTAAGGATAATGAGGTAATGGACACCATTAAACTGGATTCCCAGAATTTCTTCCATTATCAATCCGAATGTATCAAACCGGGGCTGTATTCCTTCCGTCATCACGAATACCAGATCTTTTATCTCGAACCGGGAGATAGTTTGATGCTACGGGTGAACACTGTCGATTTTGACGAATCCCTTACCTATTCTGGGACTGGAGCTGCACGCAACAACCTTTTGATGGACCTCTTCCTTATGAACGAGAGTGAAAATACACTTATGCCATCGCTTTACCGTCTCAAGCCGGTAGAATTTGAAGCTAAGATAGATTCTCTGAGAGCCTTGCGGATGGAGCTTTTCAATGATTATGCAGAAAACCAGGGATTGTGCTCCGATTTCAAAAAAGTAGCTCTAGCAAATATCGATTACGATTATTATTCGAAAAAAGAGCTATATACCTCGGCTAACGTCACTAACCAAAATTTAAAGCCGGAGGATTTTCCGGAAGATTTTTACGATTACCGGAAAGAAATAGATTTTGGGAACAAGGAATTGCGCGCTTATTACCCATACTATAGATTTTTGAACAGGTACTTCGACAACCTGGCTCATAGCAAAAATGATAATTCGGGGAATTATCTCAACCGAAATAGTTTCAATCATAGCTATGAGAAGATTAAGATAATAGACAGCCTTGTGGAATGTGAAATTCTGAAGAACAGCCTGTTGTATACCTGTGCGCGTCGCTACCTCATCAATGCCAAGGATATTGAGAATGAAAAACAGATGGTTGCCATCTTCAATAAGACGAACACAAATCCCGAACATCACGAGCATATTGAAAAACTTGCCGCAACCACCATGCAACTTACCCCTGGTAATATCTTACCCAATGTAATGCTGGTGAACTACGACAATGTAATGAAGGATGTGCATTCTATCGTAAATAAGCCTACCGTATTGTATTTCTGGTCTGCAGAATCTGTGAAGCATTTCCGAAATTTACATTCTCGCGCCGCAGAGCTGAAATCAAAATACCCCGAATACGATTTTAAAGGCATAAATACCGATACTCATTTTAAGAAATGGAAGGAAGTTGTATATAAATCGGGATATAACACCAATCACGAATATCAACTTGATAATGTAAAAGATGCAGAGCAGAAATTACTTATCAACTCCATGAATAAGGCTATCATCGTAGACAAGAACGGAATTATTCTGGACGGACATTCAAATCTGTTCTCTCCTACTATAGAAGAAAATCTGTTGGGTTACCTTAATCTATAA
- a CDS encoding fasciclin domain-containing protein: MSSKLYLSVLLTVFVTVSTFAQKYTNTEMSEVTKSYQGNEFSSNKTLSENLKEAKGFSYFSEILENYSEEIFTDEFMGTVFVISDAGVEKVKEENETFDFSDPAYQKFQLQFFTIPGRLDAHAIKKAVEKGGGSASFKTLEGAVIVIQKTGDQLYLYGPDNARSKIIASDFFHRHGFFHIVEGPLAPSNNKE, translated from the coding sequence ATGAGTTCAAAATTATATCTATCGGTTCTCTTAACTGTTTTCGTAACTGTTTCAACCTTTGCACAGAAATATACGAACACCGAAATGTCTGAGGTTACTAAATCGTATCAGGGAAACGAATTTTCATCAAATAAAACATTATCCGAAAATCTGAAGGAAGCCAAAGGATTTAGTTATTTCTCGGAGATACTTGAAAATTATTCGGAAGAGATATTTACGGATGAGTTTATGGGAACCGTGTTTGTAATATCAGATGCGGGTGTAGAAAAAGTAAAAGAGGAAAATGAAACCTTCGATTTTTCCGATCCGGCTTATCAGAAGTTTCAATTACAGTTCTTTACGATCCCCGGCAGACTAGATGCTCACGCCATTAAAAAAGCTGTTGAAAAAGGAGGAGGTAGCGCAAGTTTTAAAACTTTGGAGGGAGCAGTGATCGTTATACAGAAAACTGGAGATCAATTGTATCTGTATGGCCCCGATAATGCAAGATCCAAAATTATAGCCTCAGATTTTTTCCATCGTCACGGTTTCTTTCATATTGTAGAAGGTCCGTTGGCGCCATCAAATAATAAAGAGTAG
- the fsa gene encoding fructose-6-phosphate aldolase, with protein MKFFIDTANLEQIKEAQELGVLDGVTTNPSLMAKEGITGRDNILKHYVDICNIVDGDVSAEVIATDYEGILREGKELAALHDQIVVKVPMIKEGVKAIKYFSDHGIKTNCTLVFSAGQALLAAKAGATYVSPFIGRLDDISTDGLNLIAEIRLIYDNYGFETQILAASVRHTMHVLECAKIGSDVMTGPLSSIEGLLKHPLTDSGLEKFLADYKKGN; from the coding sequence ATGAAATTTTTCATTGATACAGCAAACCTTGAACAAATAAAGGAAGCTCAAGAACTTGGTGTCCTAGACGGGGTTACCACCAATCCATCCCTGATGGCCAAAGAAGGGATCACGGGACGAGATAATATCCTGAAGCACTATGTGGATATATGTAATATTGTAGACGGTGATGTTTCTGCTGAAGTTATTGCTACAGATTATGAAGGCATCCTTCGTGAAGGGAAGGAGCTTGCCGCCTTGCATGACCAGATCGTTGTAAAGGTTCCCATGATCAAAGAAGGCGTGAAAGCCATCAAGTATTTTTCGGATCATGGAATTAAAACCAACTGTACTTTAGTGTTTTCTGCCGGACAGGCATTACTGGCAGCCAAAGCCGGTGCCACGTATGTGTCCCCTTTTATCGGGAGATTGGATGATATCTCTACAGATGGATTAAACCTTATTGCGGAGATCCGACTTATATACGACAACTATGGCTTCGAAACACAAATACTTGCTGCTTCTGTACGTCATACCATGCATGTACTGGAATGTGCCAAGATCGGCTCCGATGTGATGACAGGCCCGCTTTCATCTATCGAAGGATTGCTTAAGCATCCACTTACGGATAGTGGATTGGAAAAGTTCCTTGCCGATTATAAAAAAGGTAACTAA
- a CDS encoding SDR family oxidoreductase produces MSKVVFITGGSSGIGKAIGDFLTEKGYKVYGTSRNPDNYVSNSKFTLLKMDVGNSSSIEEAVSEVIKKEERLDILINNAGVGITGPVEETPDNEILKAFDTNVLGPIRVMKAVLPQMRAQKSGLVINITSIAGYMGLPYRGIYSATKSALEITTEAMRMEVLQFGIEMANVAPGDFATNIAAGRYHAPQLDSSPYKKAYGHTLNMMNEHVDQGEDPSQMARAIYKIIQTRKPKVRYRVGAFLQKFSVVLRRVLPGRVYERMLMNHYKLK; encoded by the coding sequence ATGTCTAAAGTAGTCTTCATTACGGGAGGATCTTCAGGAATTGGAAAGGCCATTGGCGATTTCTTAACTGAAAAAGGATACAAAGTATACGGTACTTCCAGAAATCCGGATAATTACGTCTCAAACTCTAAATTTACGCTACTTAAAATGGATGTTGGTAACTCTTCATCCATAGAAGAGGCCGTTTCCGAAGTAATAAAAAAAGAGGAGCGGCTTGACATCCTTATTAATAACGCCGGGGTAGGTATCACCGGCCCTGTGGAAGAAACCCCCGATAACGAGATCCTGAAGGCATTCGACACTAATGTGCTGGGTCCTATACGGGTGATGAAGGCGGTTTTACCCCAAATGCGTGCACAGAAAAGCGGCCTGGTGATCAACATTACTTCTATCGCTGGATATATGGGGCTTCCGTATCGCGGGATCTATTCTGCTACTAAATCGGCCCTGGAGATCACTACAGAGGCCATGCGAATGGAAGTATTACAATTTGGCATTGAAATGGCCAATGTTGCTCCCGGGGACTTCGCCACAAACATTGCCGCCGGACGATATCATGCTCCCCAACTTGACAGCTCTCCCTATAAAAAGGCCTATGGCCATACCCTGAATATGATGAATGAACATGTAGACCAGGGAGAAGATCCTTCACAAATGGCAAGGGCTATCTACAAGATCATACAAACACGCAAACCTAAGGTGCGTTATCGAGTAGGGGCGTTCCTCCAAAAGTTTTCGGTTGTTCTTAGAAGAGTTTTACCCGGTAGAGTATACGAACGCATGCTAATGAATCACTACAAACTGAAGTGA